The following coding sequences lie in one Halogeometricum rufum genomic window:
- a CDS encoding DUF7286 family protein, translating into MRLADDERARVPFALVGVLLLVGSSTFAASLASPDAGVVDRSTDVAMDRADAETTAALRVAAREAARAAARDPVTTPANNSVGRALGPNETFRNYLRLRVAVAARDALSTVEHRRGTTTARASLPPLSNGPGAAIRNVSVAGEDGRRALSVTVRNVSLVASRDGRVVADRTVTRRVTVAVPVLALHARTTDYQRRLNRSPVYAPGLARRTTAGLLAVTQARAVAQYGGVPVENVLANRHVELSTNAGVLAAQRASFGRVDPDAERGVRAATLRTGVADVGAVAGGGPATGRVVSAMPSPNPRPSPRQLPTQTLAVGVNETADDAFLAFLRGSDAPTRPGLDAVVGDGYAPNLTVVAAVTEAREGHRPAPDAPGPSWSLVTEDVATTVTVDDAEGAATPPAVGVGERAFETTARRVHSSHTVTRTWRAANRSRRTTTAEWTDRHRVRVAVVGSLRTLPGPRRPVDPLFDRGGALSGPNLESVPRRARAELASRGGADAVARRAVTGDANRAPAPVAAPRPSGLRPWVYEDVATLRETVRNVSVEVDARDTATGRANAAAELAATLRDRRAELVGAPATYDGVADRVRVAARAAYLDAVLARLDERAAAADGRNGRLRDALASRGVNATRVSAHLSSRIDAGGRGSAAPNDSAAPNDSAAFVPDGDPAYLSLSGVDGRAVDGVADGATYTPLATRNTNLFTLPYGDLANAVVGSALGPGGDVSLRTAGRALAAANRTLAVRDDATLRARRDGLQDDVERSFGSVSRTAAATVERETDLTRAESERVVAAGLARWDGVGRRAVAAANGSLAAAVAAESGVRGVMARDRLATTLRVDLREATTASRVRVSEAAVNDTVTRTRTVAKELAREAASRAADRATGRVLNGTLGAVPAGLPLSPTLSPWVATTNLWVVQARGAYARFSVSAGDGAVPTTYVRDGSAVRLDADGDGSRELVGSNDRVGFRLRTVVVAAVPPGGNGVGDVDGVASETSPAWTGPAPGPRCDTSTGRCRRE; encoded by the coding sequence ATGCGTCTCGCTGACGACGAACGGGCGCGCGTGCCGTTCGCCCTCGTCGGCGTCCTCCTCCTCGTCGGCAGTTCGACGTTCGCCGCGTCGCTGGCATCGCCCGACGCGGGCGTCGTGGACCGCTCGACGGACGTGGCGATGGACCGCGCGGACGCCGAGACGACCGCAGCGCTCCGCGTCGCCGCCCGCGAGGCGGCCCGCGCCGCGGCGAGGGACCCCGTGACGACGCCCGCGAACAACTCGGTCGGGCGAGCGCTCGGACCGAACGAGACGTTCCGGAACTACCTGCGCCTCCGCGTCGCAGTCGCCGCCCGCGACGCCCTCTCGACGGTCGAACACCGGCGCGGCACGACGACGGCGCGGGCGTCGCTGCCGCCCCTGTCGAACGGCCCCGGCGCGGCGATTCGGAACGTCTCCGTCGCGGGCGAGGACGGCCGCCGCGCCCTCTCCGTGACGGTTCGCAACGTCTCGCTGGTCGCGAGCAGAGACGGGCGCGTCGTCGCCGACCGGACGGTGACGCGGCGCGTGACCGTCGCGGTGCCGGTGCTCGCACTCCACGCGCGCACGACCGACTACCAGAGACGGCTGAATCGGTCGCCCGTGTACGCGCCGGGACTGGCCCGCCGGACGACGGCCGGACTCCTCGCGGTCACGCAGGCGCGTGCGGTCGCCCAGTACGGCGGCGTCCCCGTCGAGAACGTCCTCGCGAACCGGCACGTCGAACTGTCGACCAACGCCGGCGTCCTCGCGGCCCAGCGCGCGTCGTTCGGCCGGGTGGACCCCGACGCCGAACGCGGCGTTCGCGCGGCCACGCTCCGCACCGGCGTCGCCGACGTCGGTGCCGTCGCCGGCGGCGGCCCGGCGACCGGCCGCGTCGTCTCGGCGATGCCGAGTCCGAACCCGCGCCCCTCGCCCCGGCAGTTACCGACGCAGACGCTCGCAGTCGGCGTGAACGAGACGGCGGACGACGCCTTCCTCGCGTTCCTCCGCGGGTCCGACGCGCCGACGCGGCCGGGACTGGACGCCGTCGTCGGCGACGGCTACGCACCGAACCTGACCGTCGTCGCGGCGGTGACCGAGGCGCGCGAGGGGCACCGACCGGCACCGGACGCGCCCGGTCCGTCGTGGTCGCTCGTCACCGAGGACGTGGCGACGACGGTCACCGTCGACGACGCCGAGGGGGCCGCGACGCCGCCGGCCGTCGGCGTCGGCGAACGAGCGTTCGAGACGACGGCCCGGCGGGTCCACAGCAGCCACACGGTCACGCGGACGTGGCGCGCGGCGAACCGGTCGCGGCGGACGACGACCGCCGAGTGGACCGACCGCCATCGCGTCCGCGTGGCCGTCGTCGGGTCGCTTCGGACGCTCCCCGGTCCACGTCGGCCGGTCGACCCCCTGTTCGACCGCGGCGGCGCGCTCTCGGGGCCGAACCTCGAGTCCGTCCCGCGTCGCGCCCGCGCGGAACTCGCCTCTCGGGGCGGCGCGGACGCCGTCGCCCGGCGGGCGGTGACGGGCGACGCGAACCGCGCGCCGGCACCGGTCGCCGCGCCCCGGCCGTCCGGCCTCCGCCCGTGGGTGTACGAGGACGTGGCGACACTCCGCGAGACGGTTCGGAACGTCTCCGTGGAGGTGGACGCGCGCGACACCGCCACCGGCCGGGCCAACGCGGCGGCCGAACTCGCCGCGACCCTGCGGGACCGCAGAGCGGAACTCGTGGGCGCGCCGGCGACGTACGACGGCGTCGCGGACCGGGTTCGCGTCGCCGCGCGGGCGGCGTACCTCGACGCGGTCCTCGCGAGACTCGACGAACGCGCCGCCGCGGCCGACGGTCGGAACGGCCGTCTCCGCGACGCCCTCGCGTCTCGCGGCGTGAACGCCACCCGGGTGAGCGCTCACCTGTCGAGTCGTATCGACGCCGGTGGTCGCGGTTCGGCCGCGCCGAACGACTCCGCCGCACCGAACGACTCCGCCGCGTTCGTCCCCGACGGCGACCCCGCCTATCTCTCGCTGTCGGGCGTGGACGGACGCGCGGTCGACGGCGTCGCCGACGGCGCGACGTACACCCCGCTTGCGACCCGCAACACGAACCTGTTCACGCTCCCGTACGGCGACCTCGCGAACGCCGTCGTCGGGAGCGCCCTCGGCCCCGGCGGCGACGTGTCGCTCAGAACCGCCGGCCGCGCCCTCGCCGCCGCGAACCGGACGCTCGCGGTCCGCGACGACGCGACGCTCCGCGCCAGACGCGACGGACTGCAAGACGACGTCGAACGCTCGTTCGGGTCCGTCAGTCGGACGGCCGCCGCGACGGTCGAACGCGAGACGGACCTGACGCGCGCGGAGAGCGAGAGGGTCGTCGCCGCCGGACTCGCCCGGTGGGACGGCGTCGGCCGCCGGGCCGTCGCCGCGGCGAACGGGTCGCTCGCGGCCGCCGTCGCCGCGGAGTCTGGGGTGCGCGGTGTGATGGCTCGCGACCGACTGGCGACGACGCTGCGGGTCGACCTGCGGGAGGCGACGACGGCGTCGCGGGTTCGCGTCTCCGAGGCGGCCGTGAACGACACCGTGACGCGGACCCGAACCGTCGCGAAGGAACTCGCTCGGGAGGCGGCCTCCCGCGCCGCGGACCGGGCCACCGGTCGCGTCCTGAACGGGACGCTCGGCGCCGTCCCGGCGGGCCTGCCGCTCTCGCCGACGCTGAGTCCGTGGGTCGCCACGACGAACCTCTGGGTGGTACAGGCGCGCGGCGCGTACGCGCGGTTCAGTGTCTCCGCCGGCGACGGGGCGGTGCCGACGACGTACGTCCGCGACGGCAGCGCGGTCCGTCTGGACGCGGACGGGGACGGTAGCCGAGAACTCGTCGGGTCGAACGACCGCGTCGGATTCCGGTTGCGGACCGTCGTCGTCGCGGCGGTCCCGCCCGGCGGGAACGGCGTCGGCGACGTGGACGGCGTCGCGTCCGAGACGTCTCCGGCGTGGACCGGCCCCGCGCCCGGGCCGCGGTGCGACACGTCGACGGGGCGGTGCCGGCGGGAGTGA
- a CDS encoding DUF5791 family protein translates to MLYDAADDPASLSRTELREAYERQIRDVVDGVGVETAAAESGVDADLVADVAAGEVPEMRVEEAAALLALSDDYPDSEAIVLELRDHLLLGMTTGVLDVDTIASNVELGLSGQEIQQALEGRNPMTLEQLAAIHRFIAERNDR, encoded by the coding sequence ATGCTCTACGACGCGGCCGACGACCCGGCGTCGCTATCGAGGACCGAGTTGCGAGAGGCGTACGAGCGACAGATTCGAGACGTGGTCGACGGCGTCGGCGTCGAGACGGCGGCGGCCGAGTCCGGCGTGGACGCGGACCTGGTCGCCGACGTCGCCGCGGGCGAAGTCCCCGAGATGCGCGTCGAGGAGGCGGCGGCCCTGTTGGCGCTGTCGGACGACTATCCGGACAGCGAGGCCATCGTCCTCGAACTCCGCGACCACCTCCTGCTGGGGATGACGACGGGCGTGCTGGACGTCGACACCATCGCCTCGAACGTCGAGTTGGGGCTCTCCGGACAGGAGATTCAACAGGCCTTGGAGGGCCGCAACCCGATGACGCTCGAACAGTTGGCGGCGATCCACCGCTTCATCGCCGAGCGAAACGACCGATAG
- a CDS encoding SDR family oxidoreductase, which translates to MAHAVVLGCGYVGLELGRQLVDEGHDVTGVRRSDDGLAAVESAGLTAARADVTDPDSLAALPDADWVVFAASSGGRGADAARRVYVEGLRNAVDEYGSRASPPDRLVYTSSTGVYGDHGGDWVDEETPLDPTTEKTRVLAEAERAAVEDAGEAGIDGTVARFAGLYGPDRYRLDRYLTGPVTEGYLNMVHRDDAAGAVRFLLDADAARDDAVLVVDDEPVEKWAFADWLADECGVDRPPKRTKEDRLDDPDLSEAARRRILTSKRCSNDRLRELGYEFAYPTYREGYRAAVDAYRESATGSE; encoded by the coding sequence ATGGCGCACGCAGTCGTCCTCGGATGCGGGTACGTGGGCCTCGAACTCGGCCGCCAACTCGTCGACGAAGGCCACGACGTGACGGGCGTCCGTCGCTCGGACGACGGTCTCGCGGCCGTCGAGTCGGCCGGACTGACGGCCGCACGCGCCGACGTGACCGACCCGGACTCGCTGGCCGCCCTCCCGGACGCCGACTGGGTCGTGTTCGCCGCCAGTTCCGGGGGGCGCGGCGCTGACGCCGCCCGGCGCGTCTACGTCGAGGGGTTGCGGAACGCCGTCGACGAGTACGGCTCCCGAGCGTCGCCGCCGGACCGACTCGTCTACACCTCCTCGACCGGCGTCTACGGCGACCACGGCGGCGACTGGGTCGACGAGGAGACGCCGCTGGACCCGACGACGGAGAAGACGCGGGTGCTTGCGGAGGCCGAACGTGCGGCCGTCGAGGACGCGGGCGAGGCGGGTATCGACGGCACCGTCGCGCGCTTCGCGGGGTTGTACGGGCCGGACCGCTACCGACTCGACCGCTACCTCACGGGGCCGGTCACCGAGGGCTACCTGAACATGGTCCACCGCGACGACGCCGCCGGAGCCGTCCGGTTCCTCCTCGACGCCGACGCCGCCCGCGACGACGCGGTCCTCGTCGTGGACGACGAACCGGTCGAGAAGTGGGCGTTCGCGGACTGGCTGGCCGACGAGTGCGGCGTCGACCGCCCGCCCAAGCGGACGAAGGAGGACCGACTCGACGACCCGGACCTCTCGGAGGCGGCGCGACGGCGCATCCTGACGAGCAAGCGGTGCTCGAACGACCGACTCCGCGAACTCGGCTACGAGTTCGCCTACCCGACGTACCGCGAGGGCTACCGCGCGGCCGTCGACGCCTACCGCGAGTCGGCGACCGGGAGCGAGTAG
- a CDS encoding DHH family phosphoesterase translates to MDSSATAGAADVAAQVVGGAESVFGTHPELVAALIVGTVALVGGLYAILRFKRPMGTRFLERLSELDEVAVLMHPNPDPDSMAAAIGVACLAEQVGTTAHIQYSGQIRHQENRAFETVLDLELDAIDHVTDLAAEHVVLVDHNRPRGFAGADGVLPFAIVDHHPGEGTGEQFTDVRTNYGASSSIVAEYFRDVGAKPVPPDRHASEVGSEYTVPSTVATGLLYGILTDTKRLTAGCSDADFSAAGYLYPGVNEDILDRIANPEVSKEVLELKARAIAGRDVRGPFAVSDIGTLSNVDAIPQAADELIQLEGVTAVVVCGERDGTLYLSGRSRDDRVHMGRTLEHALGNVPGASAGGHARMGGGQIPQRDGHILTDGGDALTRTTLCERLFDAMSGDV, encoded by the coding sequence ATGGATTCGAGCGCGACCGCCGGTGCGGCGGACGTCGCCGCGCAGGTGGTGGGCGGGGCCGAGTCCGTCTTCGGGACGCATCCGGAGTTAGTCGCCGCGCTCATCGTGGGGACGGTGGCGTTAGTCGGTGGGCTGTACGCCATCCTGCGGTTCAAGCGACCGATGGGGACGCGATTTCTGGAACGCCTCTCGGAGTTGGACGAGGTGGCGGTGTTGATGCACCCGAACCCGGACCCCGACTCGATGGCGGCCGCCATCGGCGTCGCCTGTCTCGCGGAGCAGGTCGGGACGACGGCGCACATCCAGTACTCCGGACAGATACGGCATCAGGAGAACCGCGCGTTCGAGACGGTGCTGGACCTCGAACTCGACGCCATCGACCACGTCACCGACCTCGCGGCCGAACACGTCGTCCTCGTGGACCACAACCGCCCGCGCGGGTTCGCGGGTGCCGACGGCGTCCTCCCGTTCGCCATCGTGGACCACCACCCCGGCGAGGGGACGGGCGAGCAGTTCACCGACGTGCGGACGAACTACGGCGCCAGTTCCAGCATCGTCGCCGAGTACTTCCGCGACGTCGGCGCGAAGCCGGTCCCGCCGGACCGCCACGCGAGCGAAGTCGGCTCCGAGTACACCGTCCCCTCGACGGTGGCGACGGGCCTGCTCTACGGCATCCTCACCGACACCAAACGGCTCACCGCGGGCTGTTCGGACGCCGACTTCTCCGCCGCGGGCTACCTCTACCCCGGCGTCAACGAGGACATCCTCGACCGAATCGCCAACCCCGAGGTGTCGAAGGAGGTGCTCGAACTCAAGGCCCGCGCCATCGCCGGGCGCGACGTCCGCGGGCCGTTCGCCGTCAGCGACATCGGGACGCTCTCGAACGTGGACGCCATCCCGCAGGCGGCCGACGAACTCATCCAGTTGGAGGGGGTCACGGCCGTCGTCGTCTGCGGCGAACGCGACGGCACCCTCTACCTCTCCGGTCGCTCTCGCGATGACCGCGTCCACATGGGCCGGACTCTCGAACACGCCCTCGGCAACGTCCCCGGCGCGTCGGCCGGCGGGCACGCGCGCATGGGCGGCGGGCAGATTCCGCAGCGAGACGGTCACATCCTCACCGACGGCGGCGACGCCCTCACCCGGACGACGCTGTGCGAACGCCTGTTCGACGCCATGTCCGGCGACGTGTAG
- a CDS encoding aldo/keto reductase — protein MATTSGTWGYRDQFGDAFARTFFRRFGPGVVSSIGVGTYLGDPTDDADARYREALTTALESGLNLVDTAINYRCQRSERVVGDAVRAADVSREEVVVATKGGFVPFDGSRPENPGAYVRDEFVRTGVVEREDLARGSHAISPAFLAESLDRSLSNLGLDSVDCYYVHNPETQLAVRSREAVYDQLEAAFETLEERRLAGDVGVYGVATWEAFRVPRDHDRYLSLPEVHARAERAAESAGADDCGLAAIQLPFNVSMADAFGVEAHRHPTEDRDVSALWYAQEAGLDVFASASLAQGDLAASIPETVDAQLSGETPAQRAINFARSAPGVTAALVGTGSPDHVAENVAAGTFEPLGARAFDAVFE, from the coding sequence ATGGCGACGACATCCGGCACGTGGGGGTACCGCGACCAGTTCGGCGACGCGTTCGCGCGGACGTTCTTCCGCCGGTTCGGCCCCGGCGTCGTGTCGAGCATCGGCGTCGGGACGTACCTCGGCGACCCGACGGACGACGCCGACGCCCGCTACCGCGAGGCGCTGACGACGGCACTCGAATCAGGCCTGAACCTCGTCGACACGGCCATCAACTACCGCTGTCAGCGGAGCGAACGCGTCGTCGGCGACGCGGTGCGCGCGGCGGACGTCTCTCGCGAGGAAGTCGTCGTCGCCACGAAGGGCGGGTTCGTCCCGTTCGACGGCTCCCGCCCCGAGAACCCCGGCGCGTACGTCCGCGACGAGTTCGTCCGCACCGGCGTCGTCGAACGCGAGGACCTGGCTCGCGGGAGTCACGCCATCTCGCCCGCGTTCCTCGCTGAGTCGCTCGACCGGTCGCTGTCGAACCTCGGCCTCGACAGCGTGGACTGCTACTACGTCCACAACCCCGAGACGCAGTTGGCCGTCCGGTCGCGCGAGGCGGTGTACGACCAGTTGGAGGCGGCGTTCGAGACGCTCGAAGAACGGCGATTGGCGGGCGACGTCGGCGTCTACGGCGTCGCTACGTGGGAGGCGTTCCGCGTCCCGCGCGACCACGACCGCTACCTCTCGCTCCCCGAAGTCCACGCCCGCGCCGAACGCGCCGCCGAGTCGGCGGGCGCCGACGACTGCGGACTCGCGGCGATTCAGCTCCCGTTCAACGTCAGCATGGCCGACGCGTTCGGCGTCGAGGCGCACCGCCACCCGACCGAGGACAGAGACGTGAGCGCGCTCTGGTACGCACAAGAGGCCGGACTCGACGTGTTCGCCAGCGCGAGTCTCGCGCAGGGGGACCTCGCGGCGTCGATACCGGAGACGGTGGACGCGCAACTCTCGGGGGAGACGCCGGCCCAACGGGCCATCAACTTCGCGCGGAGCGCACCCGGCGTGACGGCCGCACTCGTCGGCACCGGGTCACCCGACCACGTCGCGGAGAACGTCGCCGCGGGGACGTTCGAACCGCTCGGCGCCCGCGCGTTCGACGCCGTCTTCGAGTAG
- a CDS encoding HVO_0758 family zinc finger protein, producing MKSTRKGLRDGELEKDTYDRLTCAECGESLKKRNDPDEVFSVRTCPECGSEWKELR from the coding sequence ATGAAGAGCACGCGGAAGGGGTTGCGCGACGGCGAACTGGAGAAAGACACGTACGACCGACTGACCTGCGCGGAGTGCGGCGAGTCGCTCAAGAAGCGGAACGACCCCGACGAGGTGTTCTCCGTGCGGACCTGCCCCGAGTGCGGCAGCGAGTGGAAGGAACTGCGGTAA
- a CDS encoding MFS transporter gives MVLLVNLARVVFAPLLEQLITVFGIGEGTAGLIATLVWVGSAIPRIPTGWVLTRVPRHRVVLGTGVILTVASAFTAAANSVAMVAVGALLMGLSSGVYFVSANPLVSELYPERVGRAMGIHGMASQLAAVVAAPFVTLVLTLFVEWRVVFVCIGVVAFVATLALYWTARRTDLPEAGSEDRNLLAAAVTQWRVILLGVVILGFTGFVWQGLFNFYELYMQTKEVGDATAKNMLTLIFAAGVPAFFVSGRLADRLPRVPYLLSIVAAFVVGVLALTVAEGLVALLVLTAFVGYVIHSLFPALDTYLLDTLPDENRASAYAVYSAGMMVVQASGSSVVGALREGGAVYEVFRSVTAGIPLLGTLPAGGLSYDAIFTGFAVGLAVVVTTLLVLQRANRLPQ, from the coding sequence ATGGTGTTGCTCGTCAACCTCGCGCGGGTGGTGTTCGCCCCGTTACTGGAGCAACTCATCACCGTCTTCGGCATCGGCGAGGGCACCGCCGGCCTCATCGCGACGCTCGTCTGGGTCGGGAGCGCGATTCCGCGCATCCCAACCGGGTGGGTGCTGACCCGCGTCCCCAGACACCGCGTCGTCCTCGGGACGGGCGTGATTCTGACCGTCGCGTCCGCGTTCACCGCCGCCGCGAACTCCGTCGCCATGGTCGCCGTCGGCGCCCTCCTGATGGGGCTCTCCTCCGGCGTCTACTTCGTCTCCGCCAACCCCCTCGTGAGCGAACTCTACCCCGAACGCGTCGGGCGCGCGATGGGCATCCACGGGATGGCCAGCCAACTGGCGGCCGTCGTCGCCGCGCCGTTCGTCACGCTCGTCCTCACGCTGTTCGTGGAGTGGCGCGTCGTCTTCGTCTGCATCGGCGTCGTCGCGTTCGTCGCCACCCTCGCACTCTACTGGACCGCGCGGCGGACCGACCTGCCGGAGGCGGGCAGCGAGGACCGGAACCTGCTCGCCGCGGCGGTGACCCAGTGGCGCGTCATCCTCCTCGGCGTCGTCATCCTCGGCTTCACCGGCTTCGTCTGGCAGGGGCTGTTCAACTTCTACGAACTCTACATGCAGACGAAGGAGGTGGGCGACGCGACGGCGAAGAACATGCTGACGCTCATCTTCGCCGCGGGCGTCCCCGCCTTCTTCGTCTCGGGGCGACTCGCCGACCGACTGCCGCGCGTCCCCTACCTGCTCTCTATCGTCGCCGCCTTCGTCGTCGGCGTCCTCGCGTTGACCGTCGCGGAGGGTCTCGTCGCCCTGCTGGTCCTCACGGCGTTCGTCGGCTACGTCATCCACAGCCTGTTTCCGGCGCTGGACACCTACCTGCTCGACACGCTGCCCGACGAGAACCGCGCGAGCGCCTACGCCGTCTACTCGGCGGGCATGATGGTCGTGCAGGCGTCCGGCTCCTCGGTCGTCGGCGCTCTCCGCGAGGGCGGCGCCGTCTACGAGGTGTTTCGAAGCGTCACCGCCGGGATTCCGCTGCTCGGCACGCTCCCGGCGGGCGGCCTCTCGTACGACGCCATCTTCACCGGCTTCGCCGTCGGCCTCGCCGTCGTCGTGACGACGCTGCTCGTCCTCCAGCGAGCGAACCGCCTCCCGCAGTAG
- a CDS encoding glycosyltransferase family protein — protein sequence MEYVQERVATLHDLTDPIPDAPTERAAVVVPMTEREYAGLAADRVLSVLERVSPARVVVPLRAPRERVGPFREWLSEYDLPLEVLWCDGPRVADLLERVGADGDRGKGRDVWLALGRAAEEEFVVVHDADTKTYDRSYVSRLLFPLAEGYRFSKGYYARVEDERLYGRLFRLFYAPLVRALLDETDAPLLRYLASFRYALAGEFAMTSDVARSIRAPRSWGLEVGVLGDAFDAAGFEGTAQVDLGAYEHDHRAVSGPTGLSDMSRSVGETLFRTLADHGVAPDFDTLPDRYREAALTLVEQYAADAAFNGFEFDRAGEREQVATYAEAVAEPAGEDGRLPPWSDAPLSPDDVVAAAVADAEEVSSR from the coding sequence ATGGAGTACGTTCAGGAGCGGGTGGCGACGCTGCACGACCTGACCGACCCGATTCCGGACGCGCCGACGGAACGGGCGGCGGTGGTCGTCCCGATGACCGAACGCGAGTACGCCGGCCTCGCCGCCGACCGCGTGCTCTCGGTCCTCGAACGCGTCTCGCCCGCCCGCGTCGTCGTCCCCCTCCGCGCGCCGCGAGAGCGCGTCGGCCCGTTCCGCGAGTGGCTCTCGGAGTACGACCTGCCGCTCGAGGTGTTGTGGTGCGACGGGCCGCGCGTCGCGGACCTGCTCGAACGCGTCGGCGCGGACGGTGACCGCGGGAAGGGGCGGGACGTGTGGCTGGCGCTGGGCCGCGCCGCCGAGGAGGAGTTCGTCGTCGTCCACGACGCGGACACGAAGACGTACGACCGCTCGTACGTCTCTCGCCTCCTGTTCCCGCTGGCCGAGGGCTACCGGTTCTCGAAGGGTTACTACGCCCGCGTCGAGGACGAACGCCTGTACGGACGCCTGTTCCGCCTGTTCTACGCGCCGCTCGTCCGCGCGTTGCTGGACGAGACGGACGCCCCCCTCCTGCGCTACCTCGCGTCGTTCCGGTACGCGCTGGCCGGCGAGTTCGCCATGACGAGCGACGTCGCGCGGTCGATTCGCGCGCCGCGGTCGTGGGGGCTGGAAGTCGGCGTCCTCGGCGACGCGTTCGACGCCGCCGGGTTCGAGGGCACGGCGCAGGTGGACCTCGGCGCGTACGAACACGACCACCGCGCCGTCTCGGGACCGACCGGGCTGTCGGACATGAGCCGGTCCGTCGGCGAGACGCTGTTCCGGACGCTCGCGGACCACGGCGTCGCGCCCGACTTCGACACGCTCCCCGACCGCTACCGGGAGGCGGCGCTCACCCTCGTCGAGCAGTACGCCGCGGACGCGGCGTTCAACGGCTTCGAGTTCGACCGGGCGGGCGAACGCGAACAGGTGGCGACGTACGCCGAGGCGGTGGCCGAACCCGCCGGCGAGGACGGGCGACTCCCGCCGTGGTCGGACGCGCCTCTGTCGCCCGACGACGTCGTCGCCGCCGCCGTCGCCGACGCCGAGGAGGTGTCGTCGCGATGA
- a CDS encoding DUF7109 family protein, with protein MKESVYDELAGIADMFDVLTRAELERALDELAFKKGKNMDDEAVAAAVESAVRDYYLVTYDDADGERVVAGPVAFPTLPENAEDLPHILDVDDRTPDDEAVTEATADRLRADAEAAIASGDDERIRHLLDVTYDVELWAARDVDVTEVRSRLDAELDD; from the coding sequence ATGAAGGAGTCGGTGTACGACGAGTTGGCGGGCATCGCGGACATGTTCGACGTGCTCACGCGCGCGGAACTGGAACGCGCCCTCGACGAACTCGCGTTCAAGAAGGGGAAGAACATGGACGACGAGGCGGTGGCGGCGGCCGTCGAGAGCGCGGTTCGGGACTACTACCTCGTCACGTACGACGACGCGGACGGCGAACGCGTCGTCGCCGGCCCCGTCGCGTTCCCGACGCTCCCCGAGAACGCCGAGGACCTGCCGCACATCCTCGACGTGGACGACCGGACGCCCGACGACGAGGCGGTGACCGAGGCGACGGCCGACCGCCTCCGGGCCGACGCCGAGGCGGCGATAGCGTCCGGCGACGACGAGCGAATCCGGCACCTCCTCGACGTGACGTACGACGTGGAACTGTGGGCGGCGCGCGACGTGGACGTGACCGAGGTTCGGTCGCGTCTCGACGCCGAACTGGACGACTGA
- a CDS encoding NUDIX hydrolase: MDLSRVASRDAETVTDAGRQAAVVAPVLVRDGEDHVLFTKRADHLGEHPGQMSFPGGSREPSDDDLRATALREAYEEIGLGADEVEFFGRLDDIETITDYSVRPFVARIPDREYEPDEREVAEIAVLAESDLTDPDNYESELRVRPQYGELRIHFFHVDGYTVWGATGRMLVQLLELTTDWRMPAEPDRVVDPDAELPL; this comes from the coding sequence ATGGACCTCTCGCGGGTGGCGTCGCGCGACGCCGAGACGGTGACCGACGCGGGCCGGCAAGCGGCGGTCGTCGCCCCGGTTCTCGTCCGCGACGGCGAGGACCACGTCCTCTTCACGAAGCGCGCGGACCACCTCGGCGAACACCCCGGACAGATGAGTTTCCCCGGCGGGTCCCGCGAACCGAGCGACGACGACCTGCGCGCGACGGCCCTCCGCGAAGCCTACGAGGAGATCGGCCTCGGAGCCGACGAAGTGGAGTTCTTCGGCCGCCTCGACGACATCGAGACGATCACGGACTACTCCGTGAGGCCGTTCGTCGCGCGGATTCCCGACCGCGAGTACGAACCCGACGAACGCGAAGTCGCCGAGATAGCCGTCCTCGCCGAGTCCGACCTCACGGACCCCGACAACTACGAGTCCGAACTGCGCGTCCGCCCGCAGTACGGCGAACTCCGCATCCACTTCTTCCACGTGGACGGCTACACCGTCTGGGGGGCGACCGGCCGGATGCTCGTCCAACTGCTGGAACTCACGACCGACTGGCGGATGCCGGCGGAACCCGACCGGGTGGTCGACCCCGACGCCGAACTCCCCCTGTGA